Proteins encoded together in one candidate division KSB1 bacterium window:
- a CDS encoding TIGR00282 family metallophosphoesterase: MNSRKDIVTVLFIGDVVGKAGLDALTKWLPELKARHEIEFTIVNGENGAQGKGLTEALAKQYMELGADVITGGNHTWTHAEFRRYLDQSDRVLRPANYPDSAPGKGAVVLTSSAGTPIGVINLQGRAFMYDIDCPFRKADELIDRLRRQTPILIVDMHAEATAEKSALAWYLDGRVSAVIGTHTHVQTADERILPKGTAYLSDAGMTGPHDSVIGLDVQVAVKRFLSGIPEYYQTATANVRLNGVLIKIDRQTGRAKSIERINLPEGK, from the coding sequence ATGAACAGCCGCAAAGACATCGTCACTGTGCTTTTTATCGGCGATGTTGTCGGTAAAGCCGGTCTTGATGCTTTGACCAAGTGGCTGCCGGAGCTTAAAGCGCGGCACGAAATCGAGTTTACCATCGTCAACGGTGAGAACGGGGCGCAGGGTAAGGGACTTACGGAAGCTCTGGCAAAACAGTACATGGAGCTGGGCGCAGATGTCATCACAGGCGGCAACCATACCTGGACGCATGCCGAGTTTCGGCGCTATCTGGATCAAAGCGATCGAGTTCTGAGACCCGCCAACTATCCCGACAGCGCACCCGGCAAAGGGGCGGTGGTTCTGACGTCCTCCGCCGGAACGCCGATCGGCGTCATCAATCTGCAGGGCAGAGCGTTCATGTACGACATCGACTGTCCGTTCCGCAAAGCCGATGAGCTGATCGACCGCCTGCGCCGGCAAACGCCGATCCTGATCGTCGACATGCACGCGGAAGCGACGGCGGAGAAAAGCGCCCTTGCCTGGTACCTCGACGGACGGGTAAGCGCCGTGATCGGCACGCACACCCACGTGCAGACCGCTGATGAACGCATTCTGCCGAAAGGTACCGCCTACCTCAGTGATGCCGGCATGACCGGTCCACACGATTCAGTTATCGGCCTGGATGTTCAGGTCGCCGTTAAGCGGTTTCTTTCGGGCATTCCGGAATATTATCAGACGGCGACCGCCAACGTTCGCCTGAACGGGGTGCTGATCAAGATCGATCGCCAAACCGGGCGGGCAAAGAGCATCGAACGAATCAACCTGCCGGAGGGTAAGTGA
- the folD gene encoding bifunctional methylenetetrahydrofolate dehydrogenase/methenyltetrahydrofolate cyclohydrolase FolD, whose product MSAILIDGKAVAEKIYAQLTEEVAELKQKGIVPRLEVILVGENPASKSYVGMKQKACEKIGIASATTHLPESTPESELLAWIDRFNQDPAVHGILVQLPLPNHISEKRILESILPEKDVDGFHPVNRGRLAVGEETFVPCTPAGMQELLKAYDFNPAGKHVVVVGRSAIVGMPFAVLMMQKKPWANATVTVCHTGSGDLSRYTRQADILAVAAGRPNTVTGDMIKPGAVVLDVGVNRVEDPSNPKGYKLVGDVDFASAVETAGAITPVPGGVGPMTIAMLLKNTVISCKKFCKLHKEMRP is encoded by the coding sequence ATGTCCGCGATTCTAATAGACGGAAAAGCCGTTGCGGAAAAAATTTATGCGCAGCTGACGGAAGAGGTTGCCGAGCTAAAACAGAAAGGCATCGTGCCGCGACTGGAGGTCATTCTCGTCGGTGAAAATCCCGCTTCCAAGTCCTATGTCGGCATGAAGCAAAAAGCCTGTGAGAAAATCGGCATTGCGTCGGCAACCACGCATCTGCCCGAGTCCACGCCGGAGAGCGAGCTGTTGGCTTGGATCGACCGTTTCAACCAAGACCCTGCCGTGCACGGCATTCTTGTTCAGCTTCCCCTGCCCAATCATATTTCTGAAAAAAGAATCCTGGAATCCATCCTGCCGGAAAAGGATGTCGACGGCTTTCATCCGGTCAATCGCGGCCGCCTGGCGGTCGGTGAGGAAACGTTCGTACCTTGTACGCCGGCAGGCATGCAGGAATTGTTGAAAGCGTACGACTTTAATCCTGCCGGCAAACACGTTGTCGTGGTCGGCCGGAGCGCCATTGTCGGGATGCCGTTTGCGGTACTCATGATGCAGAAAAAACCGTGGGCAAATGCGACGGTCACCGTGTGCCACACCGGTTCCGGCGACCTCTCGCGATATACGCGCCAGGCGGATATTTTGGCCGTCGCTGCTGGAAGGCCCAATACGGTCACCGGCGACATGATCAAGCCGGGGGCCGTGGTGCTGGATGTGGGCGTCAACCGCGTCGAGGATCCTTCGAATCCCAAAGGCTACAAGCTTGTCGGCGATGTCGATTTTGCTTCCGCCGTAGAAACAGCAGGCGCCATTACGCCGGTTCCGGGCGGCGTCGGTCCCATGACCATTGCCATGCTGCTGAAAAATACCGTGATTTCGTGCAAAAAATTTTGTAAATTGCATAAAGAAATGCGCCCGTAG